The following proteins come from a genomic window of Microbacterium sulfonylureivorans:
- a CDS encoding carbohydrate ABC transporter permease — translation MTVTPPTVAAELPRRATRRLRSIKSRETWAGLGMIAPAGILLVLFLIVPVILAFTLSFTNARLISPNPPRFVGFDNFIRAFTADPVFIQSVGNTAVFALVVVPVQAGLGLLLAVLVNRRMRGVTAFRVIFFIPVVTSIVVVSILWKFMYQQDGLINSMIDALTFGAWSGVDWLNDPHTALGAIIVLSIWQAVGFHMIIWLSGLQTIPEELYEAAKMDGASPWRQFTNVTWPGLRPTMVFVLVTITIAALGLFVQVDVMTQGGPVNSTSTIVYYAVRKGYEQQEIGYAAAISLIFFVAVLIIALIQRRLTREKD, via the coding sequence ATGACTGTCACACCCCCGACGGTCGCGGCCGAGCTGCCTCGGCGCGCCACCCGTCGCCTCCGCTCCATCAAGAGCCGCGAGACGTGGGCGGGGCTCGGAATGATCGCCCCCGCCGGCATCCTCCTGGTCCTGTTCCTCATCGTCCCGGTGATCCTCGCGTTCACGCTGTCGTTCACGAACGCGCGCCTCATCTCGCCGAACCCGCCGCGCTTCGTGGGATTCGACAACTTCATCCGCGCCTTCACGGCTGACCCGGTGTTCATCCAGTCCGTGGGGAACACCGCCGTGTTCGCGCTGGTGGTCGTGCCGGTTCAGGCGGGGCTCGGGCTGCTGCTGGCTGTGCTGGTGAACCGTCGGATGCGCGGAGTCACGGCGTTCCGCGTGATCTTCTTCATCCCGGTCGTCACGTCGATCGTCGTGGTGTCGATCCTCTGGAAGTTCATGTACCAGCAGGACGGTCTGATCAACTCGATGATCGACGCACTGACCTTCGGGGCGTGGTCGGGCGTCGATTGGCTCAACGATCCCCACACGGCCCTGGGCGCCATCATCGTGCTTTCGATCTGGCAGGCCGTCGGCTTCCACATGATCATCTGGCTGTCGGGGCTGCAGACGATCCCCGAAGAGCTCTACGAAGCCGCGAAGATGGACGGCGCCAGCCCCTGGCGTCAGTTCACGAACGTCACGTGGCCGGGCCTGCGTCCCACGATGGTCTTCGTGCTCGTGACCATCACGATCGCTGCGCTCGGTCTGTTCGTGCAGGTGGACGTGATGACACAGGGCGGTCCGGTGAACTCCACCTCGACGATCGTCTACTACGCGGTGCGCAAGGGCTACGAGCAGCAGGAGATCGGCTACGCCGCCGCGATCTCGCTGATCTTCTTCGTCGCCGTGCTCATCATCGCGCTCATTCAGCGCCGCCTGACGCGAGAGAAGGACTGA
- a CDS encoding sugar ABC transporter substrate-binding protein, which translates to MRRTTPIFVSVGLVGAIVLTGCGQAGQGDATTEDGRTELTMWTHSAGNPAELEVYERIISDFNDSQDQYEVVHESFPQGAYNDAIVAAAASGDLPCLLDLDGPIMPNWAWAGYLQPLELPSELTDSLLPTAVGVWDDQIYSAGYWDAALAIFARESVLTENGIRVPTMEEPWTADEFDEALATLKAGGYETPIDIGAEDTGEWWPYAYSPFLQSFGGDLIDRSTMLSSDGALNGPEALAWGEWFAGLFADGYAGNGGTVGNQEFIDDEVALSYTGVWNAVAALDAVGDDLLILPPPDLGAGPKIGGGSWQWAISSECNDADGAREYLEFSFQDEYITEFADKQVVIPATEAAAQASQYFGDDGALRPFVEFSQEYAVLRPETPAYAVISSTFETAAKDIMNGADVQDTLDRAVSEIDANIASNDGYGFQ; encoded by the coding sequence ATGCGCAGAACGACGCCGATCTTCGTATCGGTCGGGTTGGTCGGGGCGATCGTCCTGACCGGATGCGGGCAGGCGGGTCAAGGCGATGCCACGACAGAGGATGGCCGCACCGAGCTCACCATGTGGACGCATTCCGCCGGGAACCCGGCTGAGCTCGAGGTCTACGAGCGGATCATCTCCGACTTCAACGACTCGCAGGATCAGTACGAGGTCGTCCACGAGTCCTTCCCTCAAGGTGCCTACAACGACGCGATCGTCGCGGCTGCGGCATCCGGGGACCTGCCCTGCCTCCTCGACCTGGACGGCCCGATCATGCCCAACTGGGCGTGGGCGGGCTACCTGCAGCCGCTGGAGCTGCCGAGCGAGCTCACCGATTCGCTGCTGCCGACCGCCGTCGGCGTGTGGGACGACCAGATCTATTCGGCGGGCTATTGGGATGCCGCGCTCGCGATCTTCGCTCGTGAATCCGTGCTCACGGAGAACGGCATCCGAGTCCCGACGATGGAGGAGCCCTGGACCGCGGATGAGTTCGACGAAGCTCTGGCGACGCTGAAGGCCGGCGGATACGAGACGCCGATCGACATCGGCGCCGAGGACACCGGGGAATGGTGGCCCTACGCTTACTCGCCGTTCCTTCAGAGCTTCGGCGGCGACCTCATCGACCGCTCGACCATGCTCAGTTCGGACGGCGCCTTGAACGGCCCTGAGGCGCTGGCATGGGGCGAGTGGTTCGCAGGCCTGTTCGCGGACGGCTATGCCGGCAACGGCGGCACCGTCGGAAACCAGGAGTTCATCGACGACGAGGTTGCGCTGAGCTACACCGGCGTGTGGAATGCCGTCGCAGCGCTCGACGCGGTCGGCGACGACCTGCTCATCCTGCCCCCGCCGGACCTTGGCGCCGGGCCGAAGATCGGCGGCGGCTCGTGGCAGTGGGCGATCTCATCGGAGTGCAATGACGCCGACGGTGCCCGGGAGTACCTCGAGTTCAGCTTCCAGGACGAGTACATCACCGAGTTCGCCGACAAGCAGGTCGTCATCCCCGCCACCGAAGCCGCCGCCCAGGCGTCGCAGTACTTCGGTGACGACGGCGCCCTCCGCCCGTTCGTCGAATTCTCGCAGGAGTACGCGGTCCTTCGCCCGGAGACGCCCGCCTACGCCGTCATCTCATCGACGTTCGAAACGGCTGCCAAGGACATCATGAACGGCGCCGACGTGCAGGACACGCTCGATCGAGCGGTCTCCGAAATCGACGCGAACATCGCGTCGAACGACGGGTACGGCTTCCAGTGA
- a CDS encoding glycoside hydrolase family 32 protein: protein MTMTSAIPLKYVRSLIGASAMAAIGLSAGVAGGAVSPVSADASAVGSPDEYRAQYHFTVPDDWKNDPQRPVHVDGKFNYYYLYNGDYDADPSANFGTAWRLATSYDGVLFADQGIAAPKNTNANYDLWSGSAVVDHTDTAGFGAGAVVMLVTQMDHPTLAQQATASGPQAQFLWYSTDGGRNFRPHGDQPVIPNDGRRDFRDPKVVWDADRGQWIALIAERDRVSFYTSPDLKTWTRTWEYVNTGIGTIECPDLFQIRADDGTVKWVFGVSANGYATNEPATFAYWTGSFDGTAFSPDHAAPQWLDHGFDWYGAVTWEDPASPLDRRYAVGWMNNWDYAHSTPTWDADGFNGTDSITREIRLKRYGSTFSLVSQPLDALQDIRTSRVDLGDVTVDGFLPLAYEGDAYQLETTVTWDTATNVGLQLRRSADGSRHADAGATAGYAYLNRGQTGYPAGTWKTESRTPRDGAAGTVRLRILVDRTTIELFVDDGRFVHSSQVFAPPGDEGIALYTSDGAATFHDLSITEYGSVVQRPARILGDFEGTTWGDGWTATGSLAAAAPSSSALPGQVGSRTADTFAGGGDAATGAITSPPFAIDRNFVHFLIGGGEHALGVEPATSVQLLIDGIPVRTATGADSASLRHVEWDVREFAGRTAHFQILDDATGDWGHLMVDHVTLSD from the coding sequence ATGACGATGACGTCAGCTATCCCTCTGAAGTACGTGCGCTCCCTGATCGGCGCCTCCGCAATGGCAGCGATCGGCCTGTCCGCCGGCGTGGCGGGCGGCGCAGTCTCGCCCGTTTCGGCTGACGCCTCGGCGGTCGGGTCACCGGACGAGTACCGCGCCCAGTATCACTTCACCGTGCCCGACGACTGGAAGAACGATCCCCAGCGCCCTGTCCACGTCGACGGGAAGTTCAACTACTACTACCTCTACAACGGCGACTACGACGCTGACCCGTCCGCGAACTTCGGCACGGCATGGCGGCTGGCGACGAGCTACGACGGTGTGCTCTTCGCCGACCAGGGCATCGCCGCACCCAAGAACACGAACGCGAACTACGACCTCTGGTCGGGCTCGGCAGTCGTCGACCACACCGACACCGCCGGGTTCGGGGCCGGTGCCGTGGTCATGCTCGTCACCCAGATGGATCACCCGACGCTCGCGCAGCAGGCGACGGCATCCGGTCCTCAGGCCCAGTTCCTCTGGTACTCGACCGACGGCGGGCGCAACTTCCGACCGCATGGCGACCAGCCCGTGATCCCCAACGACGGCCGGAGGGACTTTCGCGACCCGAAGGTGGTGTGGGACGCCGACCGTGGCCAGTGGATCGCCCTGATCGCCGAACGCGATCGGGTGAGCTTCTACACCTCACCGGACCTCAAGACCTGGACGCGGACATGGGAGTACGTCAACACCGGGATCGGCACGATCGAGTGCCCCGACCTGTTTCAGATCCGCGCCGATGACGGAACGGTCAAATGGGTGTTCGGGGTCAGTGCGAACGGGTACGCCACCAACGAGCCGGCCACTTTCGCATACTGGACGGGCTCCTTCGACGGCACCGCGTTCTCGCCCGACCACGCCGCACCCCAGTGGCTGGACCATGGATTCGACTGGTATGGCGCCGTGACATGGGAGGATCCTGCCTCGCCGCTCGATCGGCGGTACGCCGTCGGGTGGATGAACAACTGGGACTATGCGCATTCGACGCCGACCTGGGATGCGGACGGCTTCAACGGCACCGACTCGATCACTCGAGAGATCCGATTGAAGAGGTACGGGTCGACGTTCAGTCTCGTCTCTCAACCGCTCGACGCGCTGCAGGACATCCGGACGAGCCGCGTGGATCTGGGCGACGTGACGGTCGACGGATTCCTGCCACTCGCCTACGAAGGCGACGCATACCAGCTCGAGACCACGGTGACATGGGACACCGCCACCAACGTCGGGCTTCAGCTGCGTCGATCGGCAGATGGATCGCGCCACGCGGACGCCGGTGCGACCGCGGGCTACGCGTACCTCAATCGGGGTCAGACCGGCTACCCCGCCGGAACGTGGAAGACGGAGAGCCGGACCCCGCGTGATGGCGCGGCCGGGACGGTGCGACTGAGGATCCTCGTCGACCGCACCACCATCGAGCTCTTCGTCGACGACGGCAGGTTCGTCCACTCGAGCCAGGTGTTCGCGCCACCGGGCGACGAGGGGATCGCGCTCTACACTTCCGACGGGGCGGCGACGTTCCACGACCTCTCGATCACCGAATACGGCAGCGTCGTGCAGCGCCCCGCGAGGATCCTCGGCGACTTCGAAGGCACGACGTGGGGAGACGGCTGGACAGCGACCGGGAGCCTCGCGGCGGCAGCTCCCTCGTCGTCCGCGCTCCCGGGCCAGGTCGGATCGCGGACGGCGGACACCTTCGCCGGTGGCGGGGATGCCGCAACAGGGGCGATCACCTCGCCGCCATTCGCGATCGACCGCAACTTCGTCCACTTCCTTATCGGCGGCGGCGAACACGCGCTCGGCGTGGAGCCGGCGACATCCGTCCAACTGCTCATCGATGGAATCCCGGTGCGGACGGCGACCGGGGCCGACTCGGCTTCGCTGCGGCACGTGGAATGGGACGTGCGCGAATTCGCCGGGCGCACCGCGCACTTCCAGATCCTTGACGACGCGACGGGGGACTGGGGTCATCTGATGGTCGATCATGTCACCCTCAGCGACTGA
- a CDS encoding carbohydrate ABC transporter permease, translated as MSATRTLTTARPRTGRSARMPVASEKSHRLRGKILLYVAMSLFGVIFLFPLVFMFVSSLKPDSQILQDIDSVNAFLPVGDISLDNYFGVFDRVPVAQFMFNSVLVTVLTVGLGLIVNSMAGFALSRLEWKGRLVVLALVIATLIVPFETIAVPMVYWVAQLPTLVVEGGVPKYDFGWLNTYEVQIVPFIANAFSIFLFTQYFSTIPKSLDEAARIDGASWFTIYRRILVPLSGPAFATVAILTFLPAWNQYLWPLMVVQKEELRPVMVGMQYFFQLNTAWGEVMAYTSLITLPVLIVFLIFQRAFVSSIAASGVKG; from the coding sequence ATGTCCGCCACCAGAACCCTCACCACAGCGCGGCCGCGCACGGGACGCTCGGCACGGATGCCCGTCGCCAGCGAGAAGTCGCACCGTCTGCGGGGCAAGATCCTGCTGTACGTGGCGATGTCGCTCTTCGGCGTCATCTTCCTGTTCCCGCTCGTGTTCATGTTCGTCTCGAGCCTCAAGCCGGACAGCCAGATCCTCCAGGACATCGACTCCGTGAACGCGTTCCTGCCGGTGGGCGACATCAGCCTCGACAACTACTTCGGCGTCTTCGACCGGGTCCCCGTGGCGCAGTTCATGTTCAACTCGGTGCTCGTCACGGTCCTCACCGTCGGGCTGGGCCTGATCGTGAACTCCATGGCGGGGTTCGCCCTGTCGAGGCTGGAGTGGAAGGGACGACTGGTCGTGCTGGCGCTCGTGATCGCCACGCTCATCGTGCCGTTCGAGACGATCGCGGTGCCCATGGTCTATTGGGTGGCGCAGCTTCCGACGCTCGTGGTCGAAGGCGGCGTGCCGAAGTACGACTTCGGCTGGCTGAACACCTACGAAGTGCAGATCGTGCCGTTCATCGCGAATGCGTTCTCGATCTTCCTCTTCACGCAGTACTTCTCCACGATCCCGAAATCGCTCGACGAGGCTGCGCGGATCGACGGCGCCAGCTGGTTCACGATCTACCGCCGCATCCTCGTGCCCCTCTCCGGTCCGGCGTTCGCGACCGTGGCGATCCTCACGTTCCTGCCCGCCTGGAACCAGTACCTGTGGCCGCTGATGGTCGTCCAGAAGGAGGAGCTCCGCCCGGTCATGGTCGGCATGCAGTACTTCTTCCAGCTCAACACCGCCTGGGGCGAGGTCATGGCCTACACGTCGCTCATCACCCTCCCCGTGCTGATCGTCTTCCTCATCTTCCAGCGTGCGTTCGTGAGCAGCATCGCAGCCAGCGGAGTGAAGGGATGA
- a CDS encoding carbohydrate kinase family protein gives MTGEDAARIVVIGEALVDVVHRQSGDVDEAPGGSPANVALTLGRLGRAPTLVTRLADDDRGSRILAWLDESDVTVVAVASLRTSAAEAHLDEAGAADYRFDLDWDLDGLDAAIVMSADLVHVGSVAAVLEPGATQVLELVRAVRERASITYDPNIRAVLVSDPASVRRRVGELIGLADIVKASDDDVRWLEPGRDLDEVALEWLARGPSLVVVTLGPDGALAVTRDGVTRIPGEHAVVVDTVGAGDTFMGALIDGVAALDGVGAALRRPGGGIPPATLEAILTRAARAAAITVSRPGADPPHFAELAGAAR, from the coding sequence ATGACGGGCGAGGACGCCGCCCGAATCGTCGTGATCGGAGAGGCGCTCGTCGACGTCGTGCACCGCCAGTCGGGTGACGTCGACGAGGCTCCCGGCGGCAGTCCGGCGAACGTGGCGCTCACGCTCGGGCGACTCGGCCGTGCCCCCACGCTCGTCACCAGGCTGGCAGACGACGATCGCGGTTCCCGGATACTGGCGTGGCTGGACGAATCGGACGTCACCGTGGTGGCGGTCGCGTCGCTCCGCACCTCCGCCGCCGAGGCTCATCTCGACGAGGCAGGAGCCGCCGACTACCGGTTCGATCTGGACTGGGACCTCGACGGACTCGATGCTGCGATCGTGATGTCGGCTGATCTCGTGCATGTCGGCTCCGTCGCCGCAGTGCTCGAGCCGGGAGCGACTCAGGTGCTGGAACTGGTCCGCGCCGTGCGTGAGCGGGCATCGATCACCTACGACCCCAACATCCGCGCCGTCCTCGTGAGTGATCCGGCGTCGGTGAGGAGGCGGGTCGGTGAGCTCATCGGCCTGGCGGACATCGTCAAGGCGAGCGACGACGACGTGCGGTGGCTCGAGCCTGGGCGCGATCTCGACGAAGTGGCTCTCGAGTGGCTGGCCCGCGGTCCCTCGCTGGTGGTCGTGACTCTCGGGCCCGACGGCGCACTCGCCGTGACACGGGATGGTGTCACGCGGATTCCCGGCGAGCATGCCGTGGTCGTCGACACCGTCGGTGCCGGAGACACGTTCATGGGGGCGCTCATCGACGGGGTGGCGGCTCTTGACGGAGTCGGGGCAGCCCTGCGACGGCCGGGGGGCGGCATCCCACCGGCAACCCTCGAGGCGATCCTCACCCGCGCTGCCCGCGCGGCGGCGATCACAGTGTCGCGACCCGGCGCCGATCCTCCCCACTTCGCCGAACTGGCGGGTGCAGCGCGCTGA
- a CDS encoding glycoside hydrolase family 68 protein, which yields MNTPPKRPRRLLAGGLTAAALVATALIGLPSAAGAAPTAAAAPDLQDGPEPTVHTQEAFAPEADFTAKWTRADARQLKRLSDPAAGSKQNSMPAELTMPAIPQDFPDMSNEEVWVWDSWPLTDADANQYSVNGQEIIFSLVADRDLVFDERHVFAKIGYFYRPAGIPADERPQNGGWTYGGLVFDEGVTGQIFPDQSYSHQTQWSGSARISKGGKIKLFFTDVAFYRNEDGSNRKPYDPRIALSVGKVHANKKGVSFTGFNKVIDLLQADGTYYQTGAQNEFFNFRDPFTFEDPAHPGETYMVFEGNSAMPRESAACTSEDLGYRDGDPYAETVEQVNASGATYQIGNVGLAKAKNKELTEWEFLPPILSANCVTDQTERPQIYQKDGKYYLFTISHRGTFASGIDGPEGVYGFVGDGVRSDYQPMNSGSGLALGNPTNLNFAGGQPFAPDYNQPIGHFQAYSHYVMPGGLVQSFIDTVGTEGDFRRGGTLAPTVKIDIDGASSAVDYTYGTDGLGGYADIPANVNVNSGGKIK from the coding sequence ATGAACACGCCCCCGAAGCGTCCACGCCGCCTCCTGGCAGGTGGGCTGACCGCGGCGGCCCTGGTGGCCACCGCACTGATCGGCCTGCCCTCCGCCGCCGGTGCAGCACCGACTGCGGCGGCCGCGCCTGATCTCCAGGACGGCCCCGAGCCCACCGTCCACACCCAGGAAGCGTTCGCCCCAGAGGCGGACTTCACCGCGAAGTGGACGCGGGCCGACGCCCGTCAGCTCAAGCGTCTGTCCGACCCCGCTGCGGGATCGAAGCAGAACTCGATGCCTGCCGAGCTCACGATGCCCGCGATTCCGCAGGACTTCCCGGATATGAGCAACGAGGAGGTCTGGGTCTGGGATTCCTGGCCGCTGACGGATGCGGACGCCAACCAGTACAGCGTCAACGGCCAGGAGATCATCTTCTCCCTCGTCGCCGACCGCGACCTCGTGTTCGACGAGCGCCACGTGTTCGCGAAGATCGGCTACTTCTACCGCCCGGCCGGCATCCCCGCCGACGAGCGTCCGCAAAACGGCGGCTGGACATACGGCGGCCTGGTCTTCGACGAGGGGGTGACCGGTCAGATCTTCCCCGACCAGTCGTACAGCCACCAGACCCAGTGGTCGGGTTCGGCGCGCATCTCGAAGGGCGGCAAGATCAAGCTGTTCTTCACGGATGTCGCGTTCTACCGCAACGAGGACGGCAGCAACCGCAAGCCCTACGACCCGCGCATCGCGCTCAGCGTCGGCAAAGTGCACGCCAACAAGAAGGGCGTGAGCTTCACGGGCTTCAACAAGGTGATCGACCTCCTCCAGGCCGACGGCACCTACTACCAGACCGGGGCGCAGAACGAGTTCTTCAACTTCCGCGACCCGTTCACGTTCGAGGACCCGGCGCACCCGGGTGAGACGTACATGGTCTTCGAAGGGAACTCGGCCATGCCGCGCGAATCTGCGGCGTGCACCTCGGAGGATCTGGGCTACCGCGATGGCGACCCGTACGCCGAGACCGTCGAGCAGGTCAACGCCTCGGGCGCGACCTACCAGATCGGCAATGTCGGCCTCGCGAAGGCGAAGAACAAGGAGCTCACGGAATGGGAGTTCCTGCCCCCGATCCTCTCGGCGAACTGCGTCACGGACCAGACCGAGCGTCCGCAGATCTACCAGAAGGACGGCAAGTACTACCTCTTCACCATCAGTCACCGCGGCACCTTCGCGTCTGGCATCGACGGCCCTGAGGGGGTCTACGGCTTCGTCGGCGACGGTGTGCGCAGCGACTATCAGCCGATGAACTCCGGCTCCGGCCTCGCGCTCGGAAACCCGACGAACCTCAACTTCGCCGGCGGCCAGCCGTTCGCTCCGGACTACAACCAGCCGATCGGACACTTCCAGGCGTACTCGCACTACGTCATGCCCGGCGGCCTCGTGCAGTCCTTCATCGACACGGTCGGCACCGAGGGCGACTTCCGCCGCGGCGGCACGCTCGCTCCGACCGTGAAGATCGACATCGACGGCGCCTCCTCGGCGGTGGACTACACCTACGGGACGGACGGACTCGGCGGCTACGCCGACATCCCGGCGAACGTCAATGTGAACAGCGGCGGAAAGATCAAGTAA
- a CDS encoding family 43 glycosylhydrolase, with the protein MFDLPGSWVWDFWFTDDGDRYHLYFLYASRALHDPEARHYRASVGHAVSADLVEWTQVADALVRSDAPSFDDLATWTGSVVRHPDGTWFLFYTGSSLAPDGKNIQRIGYATSTDLETWTKSGTPVLEARGPWYETLDSGAWHDEAFRDPWVFADPDGRGWHMLITARAPEGPVDGRGVIGHAWSADLRNWELREPLTAPSAEGFGQLEVIQVEVVDGRPVLIFSCLDEHATEGRKGQAGGTWAMPAQSLLGPFDVAAAYPLTDESLYVGRLLRRRDDGRWLLFAFRNIGEDGTFVGGVTDPMPVRWEGDRLIVDHDE; encoded by the coding sequence TTGTTCGACCTCCCCGGCTCCTGGGTATGGGACTTCTGGTTCACCGACGACGGCGACCGCTACCACCTCTACTTCCTCTACGCCTCCCGAGCGCTGCACGATCCGGAGGCGCGCCACTATCGTGCGTCCGTCGGCCACGCCGTGTCGGCCGACCTCGTCGAATGGACGCAGGTCGCCGACGCTCTCGTTCGGAGCGACGCTCCATCGTTCGACGATCTCGCCACGTGGACGGGGTCGGTGGTGCGGCATCCCGACGGCACGTGGTTCCTCTTCTACACGGGTTCGTCGCTCGCGCCGGACGGGAAGAACATCCAGCGGATCGGGTACGCCACGTCGACGGACCTCGAGACCTGGACGAAGTCCGGCACGCCCGTGCTCGAAGCGCGCGGCCCGTGGTACGAGACACTGGACAGCGGCGCGTGGCATGACGAGGCCTTCCGTGATCCTTGGGTGTTCGCCGACCCGGACGGCCGTGGCTGGCACATGCTGATCACCGCGCGCGCGCCCGAGGGCCCAGTCGACGGGCGCGGTGTCATCGGCCACGCGTGGTCGGCCGACCTCCGGAACTGGGAGCTGCGCGAACCGCTCACCGCACCGAGTGCCGAGGGCTTCGGCCAGCTCGAGGTGATTCAGGTGGAAGTGGTCGACGGAAGACCCGTTCTGATCTTCTCGTGCCTCGACGAGCACGCGACCGAGGGCCGGAAGGGGCAGGCGGGCGGCACGTGGGCGATGCCGGCCCAGTCCCTGCTCGGGCCCTTCGATGTCGCCGCCGCGTACCCGTTGACCGACGAGAGTCTCTACGTCGGTCGGCTCCTCCGACGGCGGGACGACGGACGGTGGCTGCTCTTCGCGTTCCGCAACATCGGCGAGGACGGGACGTTCGTCGGGGGAGTCACCGACCCGATGCCGGTCAGGTGGGAGGGGGACCGGCTCATCGTGGATCACGACGAATAG
- a CDS encoding LacI family DNA-binding transcriptional regulator, translating to MPRARISDVAAAAGVSASTVSLVMNDVEARIPEQTRQRVRDAARAVGYAPSSVARGLRMQQTHTVGLISDQIATTPFAGRMLAGAQDAARESGHLVFLVDTDGDAGIERDAIRALMAQQVDAMIYACMWHRVVDAPAGLPASTVFLDCRPVAGGYRSVVPDDRAGGLAAARELVAAGHRRIAYLDTDDSPIASSLRHAGYVEALTEAGIPVDPALHVNGDTSAHGGRLATERLLDLPERRRPTAIFCFNDRMAVGVYTAAHHRGLEIPRDLSVVGYDDQQLIAAEQDPPLTTVALPHYAMGRWAMEVALGVRAEGDEDATHLMECPVIRRDSVGPPPAQVAKPNRRRASLTERLP from the coding sequence GTGCCCAGGGCCAGGATCTCAGATGTCGCAGCGGCGGCAGGCGTGTCGGCATCGACCGTCTCCCTCGTCATGAACGACGTCGAGGCGCGGATCCCCGAGCAGACCCGCCAGCGCGTTCGCGACGCTGCCCGCGCTGTCGGCTACGCCCCGAGCTCGGTGGCACGCGGTCTCCGGATGCAGCAGACGCACACGGTCGGACTCATCTCCGACCAGATCGCGACCACTCCGTTCGCGGGTCGCATGCTGGCCGGCGCGCAGGACGCAGCGCGCGAGAGCGGGCACCTCGTCTTCCTCGTCGACACCGATGGCGATGCCGGGATCGAGCGTGACGCGATCAGGGCTCTGATGGCTCAGCAGGTCGATGCGATGATCTACGCCTGCATGTGGCATCGCGTTGTGGATGCTCCTGCGGGCCTCCCGGCCTCGACGGTCTTCCTCGACTGCCGCCCTGTGGCGGGCGGATATCGCAGTGTCGTTCCCGACGACCGTGCCGGGGGTCTTGCCGCGGCGCGCGAGCTCGTTGCGGCCGGTCACCGCAGGATCGCCTATCTCGACACCGATGACTCCCCGATCGCGTCGAGCCTGCGGCACGCCGGCTATGTCGAGGCGCTCACTGAAGCGGGCATCCCCGTGGATCCTGCGCTCCACGTGAACGGTGACACCTCGGCGCACGGGGGTCGTCTGGCCACCGAGAGGCTGCTCGATCTTCCGGAGCGCCGACGGCCCACCGCGATCTTCTGCTTCAACGACCGCATGGCCGTCGGCGTCTACACCGCCGCCCACCATCGCGGACTCGAGATTCCGCGCGATCTGTCCGTCGTCGGCTATGACGACCAGCAGCTCATCGCAGCGGAGCAGGATCCCCCATTGACCACCGTCGCTCTGCCCCATTACGCCATGGGGCGATGGGCGATGGAGGTCGCGCTCGGCGTCCGCGCAGAAGGGGATGAGGACGCCACGCACCTGATGGAGTGCCCCGTCATCCGACGAGACTCCGTAGGCCCGCCGCCGGCGCAAGTCGCCAAACCGAACCGGCGACGGGCTTCACTCACCGAACGGCTGCCGTAG